A stretch of DNA from Triticum dicoccoides isolate Atlit2015 ecotype Zavitan chromosome 2A, WEW_v2.0, whole genome shotgun sequence:
GccgccgcggccaccgccgccgccgccgttgccgccagaTGGACTCGGGGAGGAGCGCCTGCCTCGGCCACGACCTCTGCTGTAGCCGCGACCACGCCCCCTGTTGTAGCCGCGCCCGCGTCCCCTGTATGCCATGTTCGCTGAGGAGTTAAAGCCAGCATCGATGCCATTGCCTAGCATCTCCACCCGCTGATCGAACGCCGCGATCTGGGCGAAGAGATCGTCAACTAAGATCGTCGACTTAACTACGCCGATAGCCGCCACAACAGCATCATAGTCTCTGTCGAGACCCGCAAGCACGTAGTCGACCATCTCTGGATCAGAGACAGGGCGACCCGCCGCGGCAAGCTCATCCGCCAGGTTCTTCATCTTGGCGATCTAGGAGGTGCTCGATATGGATCCCTTCTTAGTGTTGGTGATGGCAATCCACAAGTTTGTGATGCGAGATTGGGACTGCGAGGCAAAAATAGTGGTGATAGCAGTCCAAAGATCAAAAGTTGTCTCCTTACTCGTGACTTGGGCGAGAATCTCTTTTGACAGAGAATTCAGGAGATAACTCAGGACCTGCTGGTCCTTCGAGACCCATTGCGCATACAGAGGGTTTGGCTCCTCTGCCGTGGTCTTGTCCGCCTGCTGCTGCTGCACTGTCTTCGGTGGCGCAGCGTCGGATCCATCCAGGAGACCGGTGACTTGCGCTCCTCGCAGTCCCGGCATGACCTGGGTCCTCCATAGGATATAGTTGGTTCTGGTGAGTttctcggctggtggagcaccaagGTTGATGGCGTTGGTGGCCGAGGAGGACATGGTGGTGTGGTGATCGTGATCTGGTGGTGGTGATTGAAGGAGAAGCTTTTCTGGCTAGATAGATGGGAAGAGgttggctctgtataccatgtcaggaagcGTTTCTACTCCCTCGTAAGGGAGCCGTGTTGGATTTATATTGATCAGGGCGCAAGGCCAAGCTTGGAGTACAAGTTGGAAACCTACCGATCTCTAGGATTCGGTGGTTAGATGTGATATGGgataagagagagagaaagaggggtTTAGTTGAGATTACAAACGTATTACACATAAACTCTAACACAGAGTCCATAATGTATCTTCTTCTGACCTACTCGTTGTTCTTCCCCTTTCTCCAAACATTCCCCTTTCTCCAAACAGAGACATAAAAATCCTCTGTAATATCGCTGGACTGGATCCAACTGCCTGTGCGTGAGCAAGTGGTATCAGCGCAGTTCGATCCCGGGGAATGTTCCCGATCTCCACCCCAAACCCTCTTGAATCAGATCCCGCAATGAGTTGCAAACGTGAAATCGGGCAAGCCTAACCTCAGCGACCACATGGCGAGTGTTGAACTCACGCTCGCGGAGCTGTAGGGCCTGTTGACCACTGCCGTGAAAGCGAACACGATGACCGCGGAAGTAGGGCAAGTGAATGTTGCGCGCCTCACGGAGATCACCACCAAATTGGACATATGCTCACCTCCACCACCATCGAGCTGTCCATGGCGTCCAAGCGGGAGGGCATTATCACATATTCATCCAATATTATGGTCTCATCAGTCGGGTGCTCTCGGACTTACTCAAGAAGAACAATGTCTTTCTGTGGATTTTGAGCGAAGAAGAAGCTTTTGATCATCTAACACAACATATGTTGGAAGCACGTGTGTTAGCCTTGTTGGATTTCATAGCTTCGTTTACTATGAAAATTGACGCTAGAAAGCGTGGAGTTGGGGCCGTTCTTATGCAGCGTGGCCATCCAATTGCCTATCTTAGTAAGGCTCTAGGACCCACTGCTCAAACAATGTCCACATATGAAAAGGAATGCCTCGCTATCCTTCTTGCAATAGACAAGTGGTGTGCCTATCTACAAACTGCTCCATTCACTATTGTCGCCGATCGCCGAAGTTTAGTGCACCTGTCTGATCAGAAATtgacaagtgtgatgcagcaaaaaGCTTTTGTGAAACTTATGGTCCTGCAATATAAGTTGGTTTATCGGAAGGGCAAAGATAACACCGCAGCAGATGCACCATCTCGACAACCTTCCGAGAATGAATTGTTTGTTATTTCCCTCTGCTGCCCTCGCTGGTTGGAGTCCATCGTGGATGGATATGCGGAGGATGCCAAGGCTAAAGCTCTACTGCAAGAACTGAGCATCACCAGTCCTAATCCACGATGTACCAAAGATGTGTGCTAATTTCACGAGGAAAAATTGGCTCTAAGGAAAACAGACTGCCAGTATTTTTTGGGAGATTTTAAAAACGTAATACGACAAAAAGAAAAGTGTTTGTGGATTTTACAAAACTATGTGAATTTTATGAAATGTTAACTTTAAAATTTTCTTTTTTGTAAAAACTATGAACTAAAAAatgttaacatttttcaaaaatatttatAATTTAAAGAAATATTCACAAATATTTAAAAAGTGTTTACGAATTTTTAAAGatgaaaaaaggaagaaaacacATAGAAGAAAACTAAAAAACAAATAATCTTCCCAAAAACTGCCTGAGACCATGTCCCCACCCTGCTGTTTAATTGGGGAGGTCCATGGATGGTTGCTCATTGCGATCAGGCGATGTATTGTTGCTCCTTGCTATATGTGTGAAACGATTGAAGAGGTCAATTAATgggagggggtgaataggaaactacaATTATTTAATCTTAACTTCCAACGTTAGAGATGTGCTGATAAAGTAAGTTCTCTATATATGCATTCTATGGTGGGAAAAATCTATATGGCAAGCAAGTAAATACACTAGGTAAGCAAGAGCAAACAAGCTAGCAAGCAAACAACAAAAGCAAAGATGTAGGAATGGATAAACCACAAAAGTTAAAGATGTGGATGTATCCCCAGCTCACATTTCTTTGGGGAGTGCTAATCTACACGTTAGAGAGGTTGGAGAGGTGCAGAAGACAAAACTCCCGAACGCCACCAAATAGTTCACTCTTATCTCCCTTTAACTTATGTCCAACGGATTAGCCACAAATTGCTTGTGGTTGGTCTTGAAGGCAACCACCGAATGTTCACAAACTCCTTGGAGCACAAAACACACAAGGAAGCTTCCAGTCTTTGACTCCTACTGCCTAGGAGTCCTAAATCTCTAAGCAACAAGTGTAAATTATGGAGATATTAAATTGGTTAGGTCCAAGTGTAAATCGTGTGAATCTCTTTCCATCCTCAAAGTTTAGTAGAGTTTGAGTGGAGGGATGAAGATCAATCGAGCTTTAAGGTTTGTCAATGGTGGAGAAGCTCAGATGTAGAATTATGACTAGAGGTCGAATATGAGTAAGTATATATACTTCCACACCAAATTTAAAGATAAAAAcagaagaaaactaaaaaaaatctCCCCAGAAACTGGCTGAGATCATGTCCCCACCCTGCTGTTTAATTGGGGAGGTCCATGGATGGTTGCTCATTGCGATCAGGCGATGTATTGTCGCTCCCTGATATATGTGTGAAAGGATTGAAGAGGTCAATTAAGGGGAGAGGGTGAATGGGAAACTATTTTTTTTTAAATCTTAACTTCGAACGTTAGGGATGTGCTGATAACGTAAGTTCTCTAGATATGCAATCTATGGTGGAAAAAGTTTATATGGCGAGCAAGTTAATACACTAAGTAAGCAAGAGCAAACAAGCTAGTAAGCAACCAACAAAAACAAAGGTGTAGGATTGGACAAACCACAAAAGTTAAAGATGTGGATGTATCCCCAAGTTCACATTTCTTTAGGGGGTGCTAATCTACACGTTGGAGAGGTGCAAAAGACAAAGCTCTCGAACGCCACCAAATAGTTCACTCTTATCTCCCTTTAGACCCCGTTCTCTTTAAAGGGTTCTAAGCCATAGGAATGTAAAAATGTGCAGGAATAGGGAATGAGTTCAagtacaacaccaaggaattgaaaACAAAGGAAATGAACGAGACTGTGCGTTCGGTGGACGAAGAAAGAGCGCAGGAAGTCCCACTGCTAATCACACACTAGCGGTAGCTATTAGAATATTTTATATTCATTTCAGCTAGTTCTTCTTCTCTCACATCTCACAGCATGCTTTGGTATAGTATATTTTATTCACCTTTCCTAtggctgcctcgggcttccgcccagaaAAAGTGGTCAGGGTGGATGCAAAGATTCCTATGAAATCGACACTACTGGCGAGCCTTTCCTCGGGTATACTGTAGCTAGTTCCTTTGAAACGAACGCATCAAAGAAAAAAATAACCTGTGGAATTGAGAATTCCTTTGGAAAGTTTTGGAAACCTGTGAAGCGAACGGGGCCTTAACTTCTGTCCAATGGATTAGCCACAAATCGCTTGTGGTTGGTCTCGAAGGCGACCATCGAATCTTCACAAACTCTTTTGAGCACAAAACATACAAGGAAGCTTCCAGTCTTTGACTCCTACCATCTAGGAGTCCTAGATCTCTAAGAAATAAGTTTAACGATGAAAAAATATGGAGATATTAAATTGGTTAGGTCCAAGTGTAAATCATGTGAATATCTTTCCATCCTCAAAGTTTAGTAGAGTTTGAGTGGAGGGATGAAGATCAATCGAGCTTTAAGGTTTGTCAATGGTGGAGAAGCTCAGATGTAGGATTATGACTAGAGATCGAATATGGGTAAGTATATATACCTCCAGACCAAATCTGACCATTGCCACCCCGTGGACACGGGCTAAATGGCCACCAGAGACAAAACCATATACCTATGGGACCCTGGGGTCGAGACGAGGATCCAGGCTATCTAGAGTAAAATCTCTACCCCGTAGACCCGGGGGGTTGAAGAACCTAAGAATCCGACCCGTCCATTGAGATAGCCAAGAGGTGGAGGGAGACCTCGGGCACCCGATGGCTTGGTGACCCATGTTATCTAGAGAGTTTTTATGGACCCCAAGGGCCCGGGGGTCCTAGCAACAGACCGTTTTGGCTAGGGTTTTAACCAGTATTTGAAGTAAACATGGCGATGGTTGAGTATGAGTTTTGCATGATCCCCAAGCTTACGCAATCACATCAACCCCACTTAAGAGTGTGGTTTTCCTATGACTAAAAAAACATTCGCCTCATCAGATAACCGACACCTTTTCGGGGGTTTTAGGGGGGTGTCAACGAACTCCATAATATATCATCGAGAGACCAATGTCCTGAGTGTGGCACCCAGCACAACAAACCGGTCGCCCCATGTTGAGCCCAGGGATCAATGTCTTCTGAAACACGGTACAACTTGATACAGAATAAAACCACAATTTCTTGAAATACTCGGGGGACAAAGTCTTATCTTACAATACTCTTGCGAGTCAAGGGGGCACTACTCATGCGGTAATATTGTATATACACATTATTCCTCGAACCACTCGACCTCGATCTACTCGTAGCTTAAGGGGTATTACACAACAGAATAGCATGACGATGGCAGGACTCCAATCCAAAGGGACACTGTTGAGACACATCCTAGTTCGCGTACTCGTGATCCTCGAGGTATCCAGCTACGGCATCTCCAGCATCTGGCATGATAAGCCATgttagtactttgaatgtactcacaaactcACAAATGGTCCAGAAGCAAGAAAGCAAGCAAGAACATGACAGTTCAACATGAAACAGGTTAAAGTAATAGATATATAGTAAGTAAAACAAATCAACTATAATGAAGTAAACATGGCTTGTTCGTTTAAGGTCCCATGGACCATCTCCTGGCATGATCCGCGATCGTCCGGTTTACTTCTCATGACCACCTCGTGATCAAGTCGGCTCTTTCTAGCATTAACCATTCCAACTCTTCCCTCTTAGTTTCCTTTATTCATGGATATGATCAAATAGTGTGACTTAATACGAACGGTGCCCACTATCGGGGgctcggctattcaaatagatttttACGCTCTACAGAGGTTGTATACTTTACCGCCACCATGGACAATGATGAGTGTCATTTTACACTCCTCTACTCTTAGTTTAAATTGATATATTTCATTAAAACCGAGATATTCGCTCTGATATTgccactaatgactaatgaatgcataAGGTTCCAAAAAATccttttttattttgtttccacaTGAAATGGGCTGTTTAAAGATGAAATCAAGTCACGACATGAGAGTAAAGCAGGAGATAGAAGAAATCAAGTGGAGGCGCAACCAAAAGAAAGAGAGTAAAAGACGGTGTATCATGCGACCGCGACCACTTGCATGAGCCGTATGGCATGGAAACCGATGCCTCTCGCCCACCTGAACAaattttataaaggggtcgagaccgAAATGTTAACAGAACAACCATGAGAGGAGCCACAGAACAGAGTCATCGtcatcccatcttcatcaaccctaaCCGCCGCCATTTTCTATCTCCATAGCCACCATCTCCATCTTTACCATAGTTCATCATCCTCTAGTCATACTTGTAATCATGTATAACACACGACATCCATTGTAAGGCATATTATCAATTAATTTACCTTCATGATatccatgtgtgagtagtttgaTAAGGTATGGGTTGTGGCAAGAGCCTTGCAACCAACAGATGTATTGCTCTTTCTCTTTGAATTTATTTGTGAAAGTTTAAATTTTATTTGGTTTGAAAGCTATGAGATTTTTATTCGATTGTAAAATATTTATTATTGCGATGTAAAATTTATTTGATTTAAACTTTTGGCAATGTCAAGATTTATATgcaaaaataattttcaaatatgGCATACAGATCACGGACAAAATGCGTCGGCCAGTTGAGCGCTGGTTAGCAAAACGCAGATGAAGCCAGACTCCGCGTTACGGCCGATCCAAATGAACAAAAAACAGATTAAATTCGGTTCCGTTTGAGCGTTGGAGTTGCCCTAATACGGAGGCACATGGCACATCACATGCATCGCTCACATCGTCGTGCAAGCAGACAAGCATACAAACAAGCGGACGAGCAGTCTCCGCGAAAACGACCATCGGCCGGCCGGCCTCAGCCTGTCCGTCCTATCTTCCCACTCATAGATAGCGTTGTTTCCAAAGCTCACAACGCCACCAACAAGGCAACAACCACACACCCCTACTACACCCGTTGCCCAAGATCGGAGGCGCCATGGCGTCCTCACCCAGAGCCCAccggctcctcttcctccccctcgcgctgCTGCACCTCCTCTCCTCCTGCCCGCACACCGCCAGCGGCGCGCCCAACACGGCACCGCTCTCCGTGCTCTGCAACGGCGCGGTGTACGGCGCCGGCGACCCCTTCGCCGAGAGCCTCGCCTACGTGCTGGCCGACCTGCTGGCCGCCACGCCGCAGTCCCGCGCCCGCGACGCCTACAGCATATCCCCGTACCCGAACGCGTTCGCCTACGGCCACGCCGCGTGCCGCGCCGGCCTGTCGGGCGCGGACTGCGCGAGCTGCCTCGGCTCCGCCGTCAGCCAGATGAACGCCACCTGCGGCCACGCCGTCGGCGCGAGGGCCGTGCTCGTGGATTGCAGCGTGCGGTACGAGCAGTACGCCTTCGTGGATTAGCTACCGCCGGGACGGCCGGCGTCCTCTCCCTGTGTTGGCACGTCCGCGTAGGTGTGTGTGGTTTGGCTGGTTTGGGCTGCCGATTCGGTTTAAGATTCTACGGTGAAACATGTGGTGTTCCGTTTGGTTCTGCCCACATGTGTTCTAGTGCTTGTGTCCCAATCTGTATTGTGTTTTTTTCTTGTCAAAAAAATATTATCTCCTCCCAGCCTCTAAATATGTAAGGCAAGGCCCAAACAATTTTATGAGCCGGCTACACTAAAGGACCAACAAAGATGGGATGCAAAACAGTACGACTAAGTCACCATCCTCCCCTAACAAATGTTTGTTTTCAGAAAGAACTTAAGATCTATTCGTCAAACAACATGGTAGTACAAGAACACTAAAAGCAACATAAATTACATTTAGCTTCATAGATCACCTAGTGACGAGCCGAAGGCATGCCGTCATCATTGCCCCTCCCTCACCAAAGCCAGACAAACCTTACTGTAGTAGATAGTCAGGAATTTGTCATGCTAAGACCCCAAAGGACCAATGAAGCAGAATAGCAACCATCGCTGATAAAGAGAAGcatagatcaaaaggatccaacctgTAGACACACAAATGTAGACGAACAAATACCGAATCCATATAGATCCACTGAAGAAAAACATCGATCAAATCTCGCAAGATCCGCCGAAGACACACGTCCACACCCATCGACGACACTAGACGCACCACCAGAACAGGAACTAGGCAGCGAGAACCTTGTTTCATCTTAAGGGAGCCGACATCGCCTCcccttcctgagcaggacataaACCCTAAACAAACTCAAAAGAACATGTAAATACAGAATAGGAGCCCTCCCACAGGCAAGGACAGGGATCCATCGCGCCTTCATGCCCTTAGGGCCACAAGAGGCAAGGATGTTTTAAGTGCCTCCCTAGCTGTACTCATAAAATTGAACTCCTCAAACACATCCTCAAACTTTAACACATCAAATTTGAGGAGTTAAAAGAATGCAAACCTAACCGAACTCCCAAACTTAACTCCTCAAACGAACCAGACCTCATATGAAAGCccctctccctcttcttcttcttcttcttcttcttcttcttcttcttcaaacgAACCGGCGACCACTTTTTAGGTAAGTTCTTCATGTACGTGAAATTTTGCATTTTGTAACTGTTCCCCTGTGATGTAGCTTTGCTCGTGGTCCAGTCTACATTGAGGAATGCCAACGGGTTAGGGACGATGAGGAGGAGCACCGCCATGGCAAGATACGACAAAAGGCGAAGAAATGAAGGAAAAAAATCATCACATTCTTGCTAGGATCTAACTGAAATTTTTCAGACAAAGGTTGGCGGAGCTATGAGGTGTCAGCCAGCCATCGGGGTGGTCGTCGTAGGCAAGGAACACGGCGAGGGCAGCTCCAGAGGAACGAACAAGTTAATTGTCATGAGTCGAGTCGATCTAGTCGAGTCCATACTACTCTGGCATGCAAATGGCTGAGCAACATTGAGAGGCGGTCGCGCGCGTGAGAGCAAATCTTTTGGTGAGACTTGTGTTCGCTCTCTCAAAATTGTAAGGTCACCCTCGTTTCTCCCCAATTTTTTTGATACATTAAAGATTTCAAGAGTTCACCTAGGTGGTGCTTAACTCCTCAAAAGGGAAGCTCTTGAGGAGTTATAGCCTTTAGGAGTTTAGATAGAGATGCTTTAAGGCCTATGCAAAAGGATAACGTTATGGCGATAATACTTGCATCGCGCTATAGCACTCTCTTTTAACATTTTTTTGTGTGATAACGCTTTAAGTAATGCATTTAGGTGGGGACTCTATCCCCCGTTGATTGTTAAAAAATATCAGCGGATAGGAAGCTGAGAAACCATCTCATACGACCAGACTAGATGCTCAGACATTCGCGATGCGAATAGGATGACCACAAATTCGGCTATGCACCAAAATGATAACATTTAGTTTTTTTGGGGGGAGGAGGTGGAATTTCAATCAAGATGAGATGAGCGTCATCCTTCGAAATCGATTTTGACCCTGAAAACATGCATCTCCGGTATATCCCATTTTTCACACAAAACCAATCAAGAGGTTCAGACGAGATTCATCTTCTAAAATCGACTAAAACCCAAGAACATTGGAGACGAGAAGAAAAATGTAGGTGTGACGCCCTCGTACTCCGCCGCCTGGAAAAGTCGAATTATATTCACATCGTTCAATTCCAAGAAATCCAAGAAATTGCTCCACACTATTCATTCACAAGGTTCATTTCCAAAAACCCGATCTGGGGTACTCTCGC
This window harbors:
- the LOC119359057 gene encoding antifungal protein ginkbilobin-like protein, coding for MASSPRAHRLLFLPLALLHLLSSCPHTASGAPNTAPLSVLCNGAVYGAGDPFAESLAYVLADLLAATPQSRARDAYSISPYPNAFAYGHAACRAGLSGADCASCLGSAVSQMNATCGHAVGARAVLVDCSVRYEQYAFVD